The Terriglobales bacterium genomic interval GCACTTCCACTCGAAGTGGACGAACTCGCTCCAGAACTGGACGATGGGCCAGCACATGGTGACGCCGGGCTGGGCGATGAGCGCCCACCAGTGCTCCTCGCGCGCATGCTGCTCGTTCAGGCCGCGGAAGGGACCGTCCTGGCAGTGGTAGACGAGGTCGTCGCGATACTCGCCGGTCAGCAGGTCGCCGCGGCCTTCCCGCAGGGCTTCGCAGTGCGTGGGCCACCACTCGCGATTCTCCTTCTCGATCTGCTCCATGGTGTAGCCCGGGCCGATGGCGGGCAGCGTCTTCTCTTTGATGGCGATGAAGCGCGCGGAATCGGCGATGAGCTTGGCCTTGAGGGCGTCGGGTACGAGGCCGGGGCGCGAAAAGTCGGCGGCCAGTCCTTCGTAGTAATTCCTGCGGGTCACAGAACTCCTCCTGGGAACGGCTGGATATGGGGTCGGGGCGACGATTCTCTTGTGGGTCTGAAAAAATAGCAACAGGAATCGGTGTGGTGATTTCCGCAGTGGTAGGGCGTTCGCCGCGTTGATTTTTAGCGGGGAGATGCTAGAGTGTCTCACCTCCCGGGACATACCTTATCTATGCCAGCCAGCAAGAAGATCGCAGTCCTCATTGAAGAGCACTTTGACGGCACGGAGTACCGCCGCTTCAACGACTACTTTCCCCAGCAGGGCTACCAGGTGGAGTACGTCTCACACCTGTGGGGACAGCCTTCGCTCACTTTCGGCAACAACCCGGACGACGGGACGGTGGACCTGCACGTCAGGGTGACGACCGAGGTGGACAACGTGAAGCCGGGCGACTACGCGGGCGTGATCCTGATCGGCGCGTACGCGATGGACCGGCTGCGCTACCAGGCGAACGTGAAGCCGGGGCAGCCGAACCAGGCGCCGGCGGTGCGCTTCCTGCGGCAGGCGATGAAGGAAGGCGTGCCGGTGGGAACGATCTGCCACTCGCTGTGGCTGCTGTGCGCCGACCCGGCGCTGCTGCGCGGGCGCAAGGTGACCTGCGCGCACAACATCATCTGCGACGTGGAGAACGCGGGCGGGCAGGTGGTGTACGAGGGCGAGCAGACCGCCGACCTGGTGGTGGACGGCAACCTGGTCTCGGGCAAGCACCCGGCGGTGGTCGACCTCTTCATGCAAAAGTTCGTGGAACAGATGGCGCGCACGGCGACGGCCGCGGCGCGCGCCTAGCTTTCTTCGGGGGACTTCCTTGGCTACGACAGCGACATCGGTACGCGCCGGCGCGAAGCAGAACGAGCGGCCCGGCATGCGCGTGGACTTCACTTTTTCCGACACCATCGCGGGCTACGTGAGCGGCTGGGACGCGGCGCAGCGGCGCTTCACCATCACCACGCCCGACGGGCGCGACTTCGAGGCCTTCCTGACGCCGGCCAGCTACGCGCGCTACGTCTTCAACCTGGGCGAGAGCTACCAGGACGCGACCGGCGACATGGCGAAGCTGCTCGCCACCGAAGGCCAGATGGTGTTCGCTTACGGGACGTTCTATCCGGCGGCGCAGGATTCGAGCGGAAGATTCTGCGCGCAGTGGCTGGTCTTCCCCGAGCGCAAGCCGGGCGAGTTCCGGCATGAAGATGCCGGCTGGTGGGTCGAGCAGTCGCGCTCCATCGGGCACTCGTACCTGAAGTGGCAATTCGACTGGCCGGAGCAGGAGATCGACTACGCCAACTACCGCACCTTCCTGAACCTGGCGGGCACGAAGAAGGGCGACTACCTGCAGGAGACCGACACCATCAGCCGCATGATCTACGGCCTCTCGACGGCGTACATGCTGACGGGCGAGGAGGCGTTCCTCACCGCTTCGGAGCGCGGCACGCGCTACCTGCGCGACCACATGCGCTTCTACGACGAGGACAACGACGTCGTCTACTGGTACCACGGCATCAAGGTGCAGGGCGAGAAGAAGCAGAAGCTGCTGACCTCGGAGTTCGGCGACGACTTCTACTCCATCCCGATGTACGAGCAGATCTACGCGCTGTGCGGGCCGACGATGACCTACCGGCTGACGGGCGATCCCGCCATCATGTCGGACATCGAGCGCACGATGCGGCTGTTCAAGAAGTTCTACCGCGACGACAAGCAGGGCGGCTACTTCTCGCACCTCGATCCCATCTCGCTCGACCCGCGCGCGGAGTCCCTCAACAACAATCGCGCGCGCAAGAACTGGAACTCGGTAGGCGACCACGCGCCCGCGTACCTGATCAACCTGTACCTGGCGACGGGCGCGGCCGAGCACGCCGCCTTCCTGGAAGAGACTTTCGACACCATCGTGCAGCGCTTCCCGGACTACGCGGAGTCGCCCTTCGTGCAGGAGCGCTTCCATGAGGACTGGTCGAAGGACCAGTCGTGGGGCTGGCAGCAGAACCGATCGGTCGTGGGGCACAACCTGAAGATCGCGTGGAACCTGATGCGCATGCACGCGCTCAAGCCGAAGGCGGACTACGAAGCGATGGCGCGCAAGATCGGCGCGCTCATGCCGGCGGCGGGCTCCGACCGGCAGCGCTGCGGCTGGTACGACGTGGTCGAGCGCGTGAACAAGCCCGCGGGCAAGGATTTCGAGTTCGTGTGGCACGACCGCAAGGCGTGGTGGCAGCAGGAGCAGGCCATCCTGGCGTACCACATCCTGAACGGCGTGCTGGGCGACGAGGAATACCTGCGGCTGGCGCGGGAGTCGGCGGCGTTCTACAACGCCTTCTTCCTCGACCACGACGACGGCGGCGTCTACTTCAACACGCTGGCGTGCGGGCTGCCGTACCTGTTGGGCAACGAGCGGCTGAAAGGCTGCCACTCGATGTCGGCGTATCACTCGATGGAGCTGT includes:
- a CDS encoding DJ-1/PfpI family protein codes for the protein MPASKKIAVLIEEHFDGTEYRRFNDYFPQQGYQVEYVSHLWGQPSLTFGNNPDDGTVDLHVRVTTEVDNVKPGDYAGVILIGAYAMDRLRYQANVKPGQPNQAPAVRFLRQAMKEGVPVGTICHSLWLLCADPALLRGRKVTCAHNIICDVENAGGQVVYEGEQTADLVVDGNLVSGKHPAVVDLFMQKFVEQMARTATAAARA
- a CDS encoding AGE family epimerase/isomerase produces the protein MATTATSVRAGAKQNERPGMRVDFTFSDTIAGYVSGWDAAQRRFTITTPDGRDFEAFLTPASYARYVFNLGESYQDATGDMAKLLATEGQMVFAYGTFYPAAQDSSGRFCAQWLVFPERKPGEFRHEDAGWWVEQSRSIGHSYLKWQFDWPEQEIDYANYRTFLNLAGTKKGDYLQETDTISRMIYGLSTAYMLTGEEAFLTASERGTRYLRDHMRFYDEDNDVVYWYHGIKVQGEKKQKLLTSEFGDDFYSIPMYEQIYALCGPTMTYRLTGDPAIMSDIERTMRLFKKFYRDDKQGGYFSHLDPISLDPRAESLNNNRARKNWNSVGDHAPAYLINLYLATGAAEHAAFLEETFDTIVQRFPDYAESPFVQERFHEDWSKDQSWGWQQNRSVVGHNLKIAWNLMRMHALKPKADYEAMARKIGALMPAAGSDRQRCGWYDVVERVNKPAGKDFEFVWHDRKAWWQQEQAILAYHILNGVLGDEEYLRLARESAAFYNAFFLDHDDGGVYFNTLACGLPYLLGNERLKGCHSMSAYHSMELCFLSAVYTNLLIFGRPMTFHFQPYANGFADRVLRVAPDLLPQGSVKLTAVKLDGAAYTDFDAGALAIRLPKTDRAVKVEATVTPARKK